In a single window of the Acetivibrio clariflavus DSM 19732 genome:
- the nadA gene encoding quinolinate synthase NadA — MKKEEIVKEILELKKKRNAVIVAHNYQVDDVQEVADVIGDSLALSKYCADVKKDVIVFCGVHFMAESAKILSPDKIVLLPEIDAGCPMADMVTKEALIEEKKKHPNATVVCYINSSAEVKSECDICCTSSNAVNIVRSVKSKDILFVPDMNLGSYVAKMVPDKNIILWEGYCITHHRIKISELERAKELRPNAKVLVHPECQPDIVAAADFVGSTKQIIDYAANSPDKEFIIGTEMGVLFKLKRDNPDKSFYLLSQGLVCPNMKKTSLLSVYRSLKEMNYEINLDETIRLKAKKALDNMLEIS; from the coding sequence ATGAAAAAAGAAGAAATTGTTAAAGAAATTTTAGAACTAAAGAAAAAAAGGAATGCAGTTATTGTTGCACATAATTATCAGGTTGACGATGTGCAGGAAGTAGCAGATGTTATAGGTGATTCTCTTGCATTGAGTAAATATTGTGCAGATGTGAAGAAGGATGTCATAGTTTTCTGTGGTGTTCATTTTATGGCGGAGAGTGCAAAAATTCTTTCTCCCGATAAAATTGTACTTCTTCCGGAAATAGATGCAGGATGTCCAATGGCAGATATGGTTACTAAAGAAGCATTAATTGAAGAGAAAAAGAAACATCCTAACGCAACAGTTGTATGCTATATCAATTCGTCTGCAGAGGTCAAGTCTGAATGTGATATATGTTGTACATCGTCTAATGCAGTTAATATTGTAAGATCTGTTAAAAGTAAAGACATACTTTTTGTACCCGATATGAATCTTGGAAGTTATGTAGCCAAGATGGTGCCGGATAAGAATATTATCTTGTGGGAAGGATATTGTATTACGCATCATAGGATAAAAATTAGTGAGCTTGAAAGAGCTAAGGAATTACGACCTAATGCTAAGGTGTTGGTACATCCCGAATGTCAGCCTGATATTGTTGCTGCTGCAGATTTTGTGGGCAGTACAAAACAAATTATTGACTATGCTGCAAATTCCCCAGATAAAGAGTTTATAATAGGTACAGAAATGGGTGTGTTGTTTAAATTAAAAAGGGACAACCCTGATAAAAGTTTCTATTTATTATCTCAGGGACTAGTATGTCCCAATATGAAAAAAACATCTTTACTTAGCGTATACAGATCTCTTAAGGAAATGAATTATGAAATAAATCTAGATGAGACAATTAGATTGAAAGCTAAAAAGGCTTTGGACAATATGCTCGAAATAAGTTGA
- a CDS encoding accessory gene regulator ArgB-like protein translates to MRFIEVLSYSGANYLMKQKGENHEKRRVYFYGLQVIIGAIVKFIILFILAFITDTLLTTFLMAVVFASLRSIAGGYHMDTFGKCLGVSISLFMVFSIIARYTYQYWNDYHVIIFAIIAVVVSLFSIYKWAPSDNPNRPITDPKEIKRFKNLSIVYLGIWAVISFVLIYTKLYMIFLSIAFGLLLEIFSITPAGHTFFDFIKNSLKKKKKKLSKK, encoded by the coding sequence GTGCGATTTATTGAAGTGTTATCCTATTCAGGTGCGAATTATTTAATGAAACAAAAAGGAGAGAATCATGAGAAAAGGCGAGTTTACTTCTATGGTCTTCAAGTAATTATAGGGGCTATTGTTAAGTTTATAATATTATTTATCTTGGCTTTTATTACAGATACTTTGTTAACAACATTTTTGATGGCTGTTGTTTTTGCGTCGCTTAGGTCGATTGCTGGCGGTTATCATATGGATACTTTTGGAAAGTGCCTGGGAGTTTCCATATCACTGTTTATGGTGTTTTCCATTATTGCACGATATACTTATCAATATTGGAATGATTATCATGTGATAATATTTGCAATAATTGCTGTAGTCGTTTCTCTATTCTCCATTTATAAATGGGCACCTTCAGATAATCCAAACAGACCTATTACTGATCCAAAAGAAATTAAAAGATTTAAAAATCTATCAATTGTTTATTTAGGGATTTGGGCAGTAATTTCATTTGTTTTAATTTATACAAAGTTATATATGATATTTCTCTCAATTGCGTTTGGTCTATTATTAGAGATATTTTCAATTACACCTGCAGGCCATACTTTTTTTGACTTCATAAAGAATAGTTTGAAAAAGAAAAAAAAGAAGTTATCTAAAAAATAA